Genomic DNA from Pungitius pungitius chromosome 12, fPunPun2.1, whole genome shotgun sequence:
GGCTCGTCTCTGGCCCCAAGGCGTCTACGCCTTTGGCCTGTTCACCACCACCATCTTCGTCAACGCCGGCCAGGTGGTGACAGGAAACCAGACTCCCCACTTCCTGTCCGCCTGCCGGCCAAACTACACGGCGCTGGGCTGCCAGTCCACCATGCAGTACATAGGGGAGCGCCGCGCCTGCACAGGCAACCCGCTCACCGTCATGTCCGCACGCAAATCCTTCCCCTCCAAGGACGCGGCGCTGAGCGTCTACTCCTCCGTGTACACAGTGGTAGGTTGGAGCAAGGTGGAGGTGACGGTCACTGCTCTATAGGACTAATCCTGCAACGTTCTCACTCTATTCAATGGCATCAGTGACACTGATCAATACCAAATTTGCATAGTTTAggacagtggttctcaaacctTTTCTGTCGGGCCCCACCGCCCcaacaaaaatgtaacaaaatggtcCATGCTGAATTTGTAttgaaataacaacattttgtgactccatgtgtgcttttattaataatagaataaagaaaaatgtatgtaaacCAGTTTGCTCCATCCAGTTTATTAAAATAGCTtaattaacatgttttgtaCTGAATATCCTTTCAGGATAATAACAATATGAAGTTGAAATATTGGCAATAAAGAGTCTTATTGGGTTTTACATCTTCACATCTTCAAGACCCTGAAGCCCCATGCTTCACAGCAGCACGCTGCTCCTTAATTACTAAGGATGGgtaaaatgcagagaataatttACCCATGTGGGATTAATAAaggattataataaaaaaataaaaaaaattcaaatctaAATTTCCCCCAGCCCCTCACGGCCCACCTGTAATACCTCAGCGCCCCACCAGTAGGTCGCGCCCCgcagtttgagaaccactggtttaggaTGAAGGGTTTTGTCATCCATACAAAAATTTGAACCTAGAAACCACAGTTTCTGTTGCAGTGGCAGGACCACAGAGCTCTCGTTTTCTAttcttatgctaagctaagctaaccaaatGCTGACTGTAGCTTCATAATCAGACACTAGAGGGCTATCAATCTCCTCATCGAAATCTAAGCTGACTTGATAAAATCGGGTTTTTATTGAGTCAGACTAGCTGTAGCTAGCTAGCAGCCCACCATCAGCTCTTTTCTTATGGTAAACATTCTATTTGTGGCCAGtccaaaaacagcaaataaGAATCAGATCATATGTTTGGTCTCTCCTGGCTCGGGGTTGTGATGACGCCcacgtgcgtgcgtgttgcctcctttgtgtgcgtgcgcgcccTCCCTTGTGCCTCTCTGCAGATGTACGTGACGCTGGTGTTCAAGACCAAGGGCACGCGGCTGACCAAGCCCACCATCAGCCTCACCCTGCTCTGCCTGGCCCTGCTGGTAGGCGTGGTGAGGGTGGCCGAGTACCGCAACCACTGGGCCGACGTCCTGGCCGGATTCTTCACAGGGGGAGCCATCGCTGTGTTTCTGGTGAGCGGCCGGGACACGAAGCACATTTGCCGGAGTACTACCATCCTTGAACTAAACCAAGAGCAATATGATGCCCATTTTTGGATTATGGATTCTTATATATTAGCGTCTTTAGCATGACTAGCTAATGTTTGTCAGTATCGTTGGCGCGTGCTTTTTGCTGGAAACAGCGATAAACAAGACCACTCACCAGACTCTCGAGACTTCAAGAGCCCAATGACTGTGATCAAGGTATGATTGGACCATGCCAATGAAGGCAGTGGGGTCGCATCTCATCACGTCCCTCTTCCTTCTTCCCTCCAACCCCCCTGCccggtctcctcctcctccaggtgacCTGCGTGATCAACAACTTCCAGCAGATTCTGCCAAGTCCTCCTCCACCGCAGCCCCAGCGCCCTGAGTCCGTGCTGGGCATGCCGATGGTGACGCTGCCCTGTGTGGAGAGTCCACTCGAAAAGTTAAGTGGCCCTCAGGTAAGGGGCGGGGGTGGGTGAGAGGCGCTCACGGAGATGCACGACCCTTGTCTCTTACCTTGAatttgtatccccccccccgccccacctcaAGAATTAGATCTAAAAAGTCCCACCCCGTCTAGCAAAGAGTGAAGCCTCTAAATCTCTGAGCCTTGTCGGAGGCCGTTCATATTTGTTCTGCCGGTGGGAAGCGAGCCGCGGTTTTTACTTCAGTCAGATGTTTGCGTCGTAACAAAGAGGCGCCGCTGAGCGTTACGGTTTCATCTTATCGGGGAATTAGAGAGCCACGTACCTCTTTGGGGGGACTAAGCGGTTCGGCTGACACACTCCAAGTGCAATCTGACATTCTGATGTAATGCAAATCTGAAACTGTGAACTCAGCTGAAGTTCCCCCGAAAAAAGATTAGATCTTGCGAGCGCCGAGTACCGGTCCCGAGTGGGCGGATGCCTCGCGTCCCCTGTGGTGTGTCTCCGTCACTAACCCTCACCTGACTGCCTCTTTTCCTCTGTCTcccacctctctcctctccacctgCTCCCTTGTTCCTCACGCTCCTCCAGCATCCTGCACTCTCCTCCTCGCCACCTTACAACGCCTACGTTCAACCATTCTAGCCACCTCGCCATCGCCCCTCCCCACTACCTTGGTCATCTGTCGCCTTATTTCTGTTTCCTGCTCTGTTTTCTCCCTTCACCCACCGCCCCCTCCTCATCGAGCGCATCACTCttgattattttcttcttcacttttctccttttgccccatcctccttctctctcctccctttccccTGCAGACTCCGCGGGGATCTCCGTTCACCGAGATCACATGACCATCAGCCCTATCGGTTCCCCGCCACCCCCGATGTCCTCATAGCGTCTCGCTCCATTTCCAGCGAAGTCTAGACCAGCCGGAGCAGCACTCGCCGCACTGCGCCGCCCACCCGGCCGGGCGGTACGCGACGCTGCACCGCTCCTATTCCACTCAGgtctagaccccccccccacacccacccccccgatccagctcacacacacacacacacaagcacatcgCCCTGCTGCCCTTTTTAACTCCCGGGGAACCGATAGGAAAAATCTTCAAAGActtgtctctctgcaggacaTTCAGTACAGAGTCCATTCTTTACTTTTTGTATGAACTCGTTGTGTGGAGCTCACGGGCCCGTGTGACTctgcagtcgggggggggggacgtgttgGACCGAACAAAACCCTCTGAAGGATGCGTGTGCTGCCGAGATTTACCTTTCAAAACATCCTCTCagcaagagacacacacacacacacacccatagaaACACCCTCGCACAGCAGTGTGCGCAGTGCTCCGTACGCGATTTACACAGATCAAAGAACCCATTTCACCTGACAATAGCAAACACAGCTAAAAACCTTCGCTTTGCtagttcccttttttttccctttgccaaaaagaaaaagaaacctgaTGGGAAACGCAATCACATGTAAGACAATGATGAGACAAAGCCAGGCTCCCGATTCCAGGACGGCACACAGAGAGCATCATATTGGTTTGGTTTTGTATTCTTCTGAGCAAACAAAACACTACGCCGCAACACGTTTGTGGGTTTTGGtttaattcccccccctcccacacagcaTCAATCATCCTGAACTGGAATTTTTCTTGTGACTGTTGTGATTCATTTGTGAGATTTTCTGAACAGATGTGTTTATTGACGTGTAGATACTGTGTGCTTGCAGTGAGCGTGACAGTTTTGCTGACCTTGATTTTGCACACTCCCTTCAATCCAAgtgggtttttttgtattttttttttttattccaacacATCTTTTTTTACAACCTGTTTAGCACCTTCTCCCGGTGGGACCCTGACTATAAAACCATCGCTGTGCTGTGAAATGTTTCCCTCTGctggacgacacacacacacctacataaacacacacacactcaacattaGTCTATCTAATCTATCACTAAGCACAATTCAAACACCTTCaaaatcacgcacacacacacacgcacacacacacacacacacacacgcacatgtggTTGTTGCTGAACGTCGCCTTCCCATCATTTCTAGTTCTGAAACCTGTTTGTATGATATTGTACATAAACCTTTTTCCTATTGAGAGTGGGATTTTTACACAAGCATCACCAACACTGAGTCTGGGGATGTTGGGGTGTTGCGGTATTGCGATGACAGAGGACCGTGTGACTCAAATCAAAGGGTTATGAACTCAAAGCCCTTTTCATTGTCATGTGAGCACAAACTGTGGACGTGAACACCTTTTCATGTCTTAGCGTGACAGCCGTGCGACGTTGTGCGATGTCGAAGCAGCACTTAGTGATTGTGTTCTTTTTGGAGTCGAGTTTATATCCAGCGATTCGACCAACTTCTCAGAAAAGTATCTGGTTCTCTATCTGCTAAATAAAAGTGTGTTCTGAGCCATTCCTATTTCTGTCCCGAGCGGTCTTGGGTCAGAGTGCATTCCCTTTAATGTGGGGCCCAAAACTAAAGCACTGTTTCCACGGTTACAGCTTGCCTGTGACGTAAATAACAAACAGAACGTTTGTGTTTTCAACACTGATATGTTGCActcaaaaaaaaacccagcagaGATGAATTTGTTAATCTTTCTAAAACTTCATCCTCCAGTTGTTTGGTTCTAATAAAGATATTGATGAACAGC
This window encodes:
- the plppr2a gene encoding phospholipid phosphatase-related protein type 2a isoform X1, giving the protein MAGGEKPGVKSSSSIVPCFLFVELVIMAGTVLLAYYFEYTDTFPVHVQGFFCYDKTFSKPYPGPDDASKIPPVLIYSLVTAIPTLTILVGELCAFFAKAEGTQEKTIVTADCCYFNPLLRRMIRFLGVYAFGLFTTTIFVNAGQVVTGNQTPHFLSACRPNYTALGCQSTMQYIGERRACTGNPLTVMSARKSFPSKDAALSVYSSVYTVMYVTLVFKTKGTRLTKPTISLTLLCLALLVGVVRVAEYRNHWADVLAGFFTGGAIAVFLVTCVINNFQQILPSPPPPQPQRPESVLGMPMVTLPCVESPLEKLRGDLRSPRSHDHQPYRFPATPDVLIASRSISSEV
- the plppr2a gene encoding phospholipid phosphatase-related protein type 2a isoform X2, whose translation is MAGGEKPGVKSSSSIVPCFLFVELVIMAGTVLLAYYFEYTDTFPVHVQGFFCYDKTFSKPYPGPDDASKIPPVLIYSLVTAIPTLTILVGELCAFFAKAEGTQEKTIVTADCCYFNPLLRRMIRFLGVYAFGLFTTTIFVNAGQVVTGNQTPHFLSACRPNYTALGCQSTMQYIGERRACTGNPLTVMSARKSFPSKDAALSVYSSVYTVMYVTLVFKTKGTRLTKPTISLTLLCLALLVGVVRVAEYRNHWADVLAGFFTGGAIAVFLVTCVINNFQQILPSPPPPQPQRPESVLGMPMVTLPCVESPLEKLSGPQHPALSSSPPYNAYVQPF
- the plppr2a gene encoding phospholipid phosphatase-related protein type 2a isoform X3 — protein: MAGGEKPGVKSSSSIVPCFLFVELVIMAGTVLLAYYFEYTDTFPVHVQGFFCYDKTFSKPYPGPDDASKIPPVLIYSLVTAIPTLTILVGELCAFFAKAEGTQEKTIVTADCCYFNPLLRRMIRFLGVYAFGLFTTTIFVNAGQVVTGNQTPHFLSACRPNYTALGCQSTMQYIGERRACTGNPLTVMSARKSFPSKDAALSVYSSVYTVMYVTLVFKTKGTRLTKPTISLTLLCLALLVGVVRVAEYRNHWADVLAGFFTGGAIAVFLVTCVINNFQQILPSPPPPQPQRPESVLGMPMVTLPCVESPLEKLSGPQTPRGSPFTEIT